Proteins co-encoded in one Metabacillus sp. KUDC1714 genomic window:
- a CDS encoding glycoside hydrolase family 13 protein — MKKVWWKEAVAYQVYPRSFMDSNGDGIGDLQGMISKLDYIKDLGIDVIWICPMYKSPNDDNGYDISDYQDIMGDFGTMADFDQLLEEVHNRGMKLIIDLVINHTSDEHPWFIESRSSKDDPKRDWYIWQDGKDGKEPNNWESIFSGSAWKYDEKTQQYYLHLFSTKQPDLNWRNKEVRNSLYEMINWWLDKGIDGFRVDAISHINKEEGLEDMPNEKGLKYVPSFDKHMNVSGIHKYLQELKEETFSKYDIMTVGEANGVKAEDKEDLDEWVGEEKGKFNMVFQFEHLSLWDAGKKKKLDIVELKNVLSKWQKGLENKGWNALFIENHDQPRRVSTWGNDTRYWFESATALGAMYFLMQGTPFIYQGQEIGMTNVKFNSIEDYNDVADKNMYRIKREEGVAHGDIMDVIWSSSRDNSRTPMQWSSEQNAGFTTGKPWLGVNENFKEINVENQLQDESSVLHFYKKMIQLKKKNEVFTYGNYNLILDDHPQIYAYTRTMDNDKVVVFSNLSEEIATWDDVLDFSVGSDDLLLANHAVLDHDLVSKFTLKPYETRVYRIKN, encoded by the coding sequence ATGAAAAAAGTATGGTGGAAAGAAGCAGTCGCATACCAGGTCTATCCTAGAAGTTTTATGGATTCTAATGGTGATGGTATCGGTGATTTGCAAGGCATGATTTCAAAATTAGATTATATAAAAGATTTAGGAATTGATGTCATTTGGATTTGTCCAATGTACAAATCACCTAATGATGATAATGGTTATGATATTAGCGATTATCAAGATATTATGGGTGATTTTGGAACAATGGCAGACTTTGATCAATTATTAGAGGAAGTTCATAATCGCGGGATGAAGCTCATTATTGACTTGGTTATTAACCATACGAGTGATGAACACCCATGGTTTATTGAATCTCGTTCATCCAAAGATGATCCTAAACGTGATTGGTATATCTGGCAAGATGGTAAGGACGGCAAGGAACCTAATAACTGGGAAAGTATTTTTAGTGGTTCTGCTTGGAAATATGATGAAAAAACCCAACAATATTATCTTCACCTCTTTTCAACAAAGCAACCAGATCTTAATTGGCGAAACAAAGAGGTGAGAAATTCTTTATACGAAATGATTAATTGGTGGCTTGATAAAGGGATTGATGGGTTCCGTGTTGATGCAATTAGTCACATTAATAAAGAAGAAGGCTTAGAGGATATGCCAAATGAGAAGGGACTAAAATATGTTCCATCTTTTGATAAGCATATGAATGTAAGTGGAATTCATAAATATCTTCAAGAATTAAAGGAAGAAACCTTTTCTAAATACGATATTATGACAGTTGGAGAAGCAAATGGCGTGAAAGCAGAGGATAAAGAAGACCTTGACGAGTGGGTAGGTGAAGAAAAAGGAAAATTCAACATGGTGTTCCAATTTGAGCATTTATCGTTATGGGATGCAGGTAAAAAGAAAAAGCTAGACATTGTTGAATTGAAAAATGTTTTATCAAAATGGCAAAAAGGTCTTGAAAACAAAGGATGGAATGCGCTTTTTATCGAAAATCATGATCAACCACGCAGAGTATCTACCTGGGGAAATGATACTCGATATTGGTTTGAAAGTGCAACTGCACTTGGGGCGATGTACTTCCTTATGCAAGGAACACCGTTTATCTATCAAGGACAAGAAATTGGAATGACGAATGTAAAGTTTAATTCCATTGAAGATTACAATGATGTTGCAGATAAAAATATGTACCGAATTAAACGTGAGGAAGGCGTGGCACATGGGGATATTATGGATGTAATCTGGTCTTCAAGTCGCGATAATTCAAGAACACCGATGCAATGGTCATCAGAGCAAAATGCAGGTTTTACAACTGGAAAACCATGGCTTGGTGTGAATGAGAACTTTAAAGAAATAAATGTAGAAAATCAACTTCAAGATGAGTCATCAGTGCTTCATTTTTATAAAAAAATGATACAACTTAAGAAGAAAAATGAAGTATTCACCTATGGAAACTATAATTTGATTCTTGATGATCATCCGCAAATTTATGCGTACACACGTACAATGGATAATGACAAGGTTGTTGTGTTCTCAAATCTATCGGAGGAAATAGCGACTTGGGATGATGTATTGGATTTCTCTGTAGGTTCAGATGACTTATTGCTAGCAAATCATGCTGTACTTGACCACGACTTAGTTAGTAAGTTTACTCTAAAACCATATGAAACTAGAGTATATCGAATTAAAAACTGA
- a CDS encoding MBL fold metallo-hydrolase, producing MKLSKEETVYQLTFLPGFFPVNCFVIEEQTELTLIDTGIPSSYKGILHVIEKLDKPLTNILLTHSHVDHVGALDELKSKFPHVPVSISTRESRLLKGDKTLDRNESQIPIKGGVPKSLKTTQADCLLEEGDRIGSLQVIATPGHTPGSISFFDTRNQAIIVGDAMQTRGGTAVSGQIVPLFPFPAFGTWDKELSIESVKKIEKLKPSLLAVGHGEMIKKPELLIQKAIQKAEKNVATATK from the coding sequence ATGAAATTATCAAAGGAAGAAACTGTATATCAACTTACATTTTTACCAGGCTTTTTTCCAGTGAATTGTTTCGTAATTGAAGAGCAAACGGAGCTTACGCTAATTGATACAGGGATACCGAGCAGTTACAAAGGAATTTTACATGTAATTGAAAAACTTGATAAGCCACTTACGAACATTTTATTAACACATTCACATGTAGATCATGTTGGTGCCTTAGATGAATTGAAAAGTAAATTCCCTCATGTCCCTGTTTCCATCTCTACTCGTGAAAGTCGGTTACTAAAAGGGGATAAAACATTAGACAGAAATGAGTCGCAAATACCAATCAAAGGCGGAGTTCCTAAAAGTCTTAAAACAACACAAGCTGATTGTCTGCTAGAAGAAGGTGACCGCATTGGATCATTACAGGTTATCGCAACTCCAGGTCATACGCCCGGCTCAATCTCTTTCTTTGATACTCGTAACCAAGCAATAATTGTCGGTGATGCGATGCAGACAAGAGGAGGAACCGCGGTAAGCGGCCAAATTGTTCCACTTTTTCCGTTTCCTGCATTTGGCACATGGGACAAAGAACTATCAATTGAAAGTGTAAAAAAGATTGAAAAATTAAAACCTAGCTTATTGGCAGTAGGACATGGAGAAATGATAAAAAAACCAGAACTCCTTATCCAAAAGGCTATTCAGAAAGCAGAAAAAAATGTTGCAACAGCCACGAAATAA
- a CDS encoding TetR/AcrR family transcriptional regulator gives MAPRIGLNLQTILQTATQIANEEGVEAITLATLAKKLSVRPPSLYNHIDGLTGLRRKLAIHGMDDLYSKLTQAAIGRSKDEAVHAIADAYVAFVRDQPGLYEITISTSALEDTEIQLAGQRIVDLTIQVLNGYGLEENAALHAVRGLRSILHGFSSLEQKGGFGLPLDLDISLHLLIDSFLAGIDKMKKDS, from the coding sequence ATGGCACCAAGAATCGGACTTAATTTACAAACAATCTTACAAACAGCTACTCAAATTGCTAATGAAGAGGGTGTTGAAGCTATAACATTAGCAACATTGGCAAAAAAACTATCGGTACGACCACCATCTTTGTACAACCACATTGATGGCTTAACTGGTCTGCGAAGAAAATTAGCTATACACGGAATGGATGATCTTTATAGCAAGCTAACTCAAGCTGCGATTGGAAGATCAAAGGATGAAGCAGTCCATGCAATTGCGGATGCTTATGTTGCATTTGTAAGGGATCAACCTGGATTATATGAGATAACAATTAGTACATCTGCTCTGGAAGATACAGAGATTCAATTAGCAGGTCAAAGAATCGTTGATTTAACAATTCAAGTGTTAAATGGATACGGTTTAGAAGAAAATGCAGCGCTTCATGCTGTTCGTGGATTAAGGAGCATTTTGCACGGATTTTCTTCTCTTGAACAAAAGGGTGGGTTTGGTTTGCCTCTTGACCTTGATATTAGCCTCCATTTATTAATTGACAGTTTTTTAGCTGGAATTGACAAGATGAAAAAAGATTCATAA
- a CDS encoding YrdB family protein, producing the protein MLLLKASNLGFRFVLELCALAALGYWGFKAGHGILLKVILGLGTPLAAATLWGLFGSPAAPFKVGVPIRLLLEIVINGAAAFALYASGKASLAGTFIVVVIINKVLMIVWEQ; encoded by the coding sequence ATGCTTTTATTAAAAGCTAGTAATTTAGGATTTCGGTTTGTTTTAGAACTATGTGCATTAGCAGCACTTGGTTATTGGGGTTTTAAAGCAGGTCATGGTATCCTTTTGAAGGTTATATTAGGGCTTGGAACACCATTAGCAGCTGCAACTCTTTGGGGATTGTTCGGCTCTCCGGCTGCACCCTTCAAAGTCGGTGTCCCAATTAGACTATTATTAGAGATTGTGATCAATGGTGCAGCAGCTTTCGCATTATATGCTTCAGGCAAAGCTTCATTAGCTGGCACTTTTATTGTTGTCGTTATTATTAATAAAGTCCTAATGATTGTTTGGGAACAGTGA